One segment of Brassica napus cultivar Da-Ae chromosome C3, Da-Ae, whole genome shotgun sequence DNA contains the following:
- the LOC106385124 gene encoding S-adenosylmethionine decarboxylase proenzyme 4: MAVSGFEGFEKRLELRFFHDNSTTNKNPMGLRLIDFESLDQVLTQVQCTVVSAVANRSFDAYVLSESSLFVYPTKIIIKTCGTTQLLKSIRPFIHLARTLNLTLRACRYSRGSFIFPNSQPFPYTSFEDEVVIVEESLPKSLRHRKASVMTPSNNPSRAWHVFAASADVEPDERVVVVEVCMTELDRVNARSFFRRKGDEKNSDSAGKEMTRLSGIDMINENAFVCDFAFDPCGYSMNGVDGERYSTIHVTPEDGFSYASFECGLSLYDDDGRGDIAEVLTRAIDVFRPSCVSIATTYGGEDYDHEVTKRVERLLPKKLGLKCRSRLKDEFPGSGTVVFQSFTPRRR, translated from the coding sequence ATGGCAGTGTCTGGGTTCGAGGGTTTCGAGAAAAGACTCGAACTTCGATTCTTCCACGACAACTcaacaaccaataaaaaccCAATGGGCCTCCGTCTAATCGACTTCGAATCACTAGACCAAGTCCTAACCCAAGTGCAGTGCACGGTGGTCTCCGCCGTAGCGAACCGTAGCTTCGACGCGTACGTCCTCTCCGAGTCGAGCCTCTTCGTCTACCCAACCAAAATCATCATCAAGACATGCGGCACCACTCAACTCCTCAAATCAATCCGTCCTTTCATCCACCTCGCGCGTACTCTCAACCTCACGCTACGCGCGTGTAGATACTCGCGAGGCAgcttcatattcccaaactcaCAGCCTTTCCCTTACACGAGCTTCGAAGACGAAGTCGTCATCGTCGAAGAAAGCCTCCCGAAATCTCTCCGTCACCGTAAAGCCTCCGTCATGACGCCGTCTAATAACCCCTCGCGTGCTTGGCACGTGTTCGCGGCTAGCGCTGACGTGGAACCTGATGAGAGGGTCGTTGTCGTTGAGGTTTGCATGACGGAGCTTGACCGAGTCAACGCCCGGAGCTTCTTCAGACGGAAAGGGGACGAGAAAAATAGCGATTCCGCCGGGAAAGAGATGACGCGGCTGAGCGGGATCGATATGATTAACGAAAACGCGTTTGTATGCGATTTCGCGTTTGATCCTTGCGGTTACTCGATGAACGGAGTCGACGGAGAGCGTTACTCGACGATCCACGTCACGCCGGAAGACGGTTTTAGCTACGCGAGCTTCGAGTGCGGGTTGTCTTTATACGACGACGACGGTCGTGGAGATATCGCGGAGGTGTTAACTCGCGCTATTGATGTTTTCCGGCCGAGTTGCGTCTCCATCGCCACCACTTACGGCGGCGAGGATTATGACCACGAGGTGACAAAGCGAGTGGAGCGACTGTTGCCGAAGAAGCTCGGTCTCAAGTGTCGGAGCAGACTAAAGGATGAGTTTCCGGGATCTGGAACAGTTGTTTTTCAGTCTTTCACGCCTCGCCGGAGATAG